ACGGGTACTCAATGGCGAACACTACCGAGCCTGTTTCACGAACCCAGGTATTTCCGCAGGACTGCAGCCCCGGGAGGTTAAGTGAAAGCATCGGTTGGAATTCGCCATTGCCTGAGTTTCCTATGGCCTACAACTTCCGCCCGGTGAACCGCGGCCAACTGTACCTGCTCCCACCGAGCCTTCGCGACGGGCTGCCTGAGGATCACCTGGCCTGGTTTTCTGATCGACGCCGTCGAGCAGATGGACCTGCGGCCTTTTACGAGAAGTACCGCGCCGACGGTTGGGGCGGAAGAGTTACGACCCCACCATGATGGTGACGCTCCTGCTGTACGCCTACTGCGTCGGCGAACGGTCGAGCCGGCGGATCGAGCGGTTGTGCCTCGAGGACGTGCCTTCCGGGTGATCACCGCCAACCAGAAGCCGGATCACGTGACCATCGCCCGCTTCCGCCAGCGCCATGCACGGGAGCTGGCCGCGCTGTTCACCCAGGTGCTGCGGCTGTGCCGTGAGGCGGGGCTGGGGAAGGTCGGCGTGGTGGCACTGACGGGACGAAAGTCAAGGCCAACGCCTCGCTGGCGCCAACCGAACCTACGATGCGATTCGCCAGGAAGTGGAGAAGATGCTCCGGGAGGCGGAGGCCACGGACCGGGAAGAAGATGAGCGGTACGGCCCCGGGCGTCGTGGGGACGAGTTGCCGGAGGAGCTGCGCCACCGTGCGAGCCGGCTGGAGCGGCTGAAGGCATGCAAGCGGCGGCTGGAGGACGAGGCGGCCCGGGAAGCCGCCCGGCAGCAGGCCCGCATCGAGGAGCGGAAGGCGCAGGAGCAGGCGACCGGCAAGAAGCGGCGGGGGCGCAAGCCGAAGGCGCCGGATCCCTCGGTGGATCCGGCGGCGAAGGCGAACGTCACGGACCCGGACAGCCGGATCATGAAGACCCGGCAGGGCTTTGTGCAAGGGTACAACGCCCAGGCGGTGGTGACCGAAGACCAGCTCATCGTGGCGGCGGCGGTGACGCAGGACGCCAACGACGTGGGCCAACTGCACCCGATGCTCCAACAAGCGCAAGCCAACCTCCAGGCAGCAGGTGTGGACAAACCCATCCGGGCCGTGGTGGCCGACGCGGGGTACTGGAGCGAGGCGAACGTGAAGCAGGCGCCGGCGGATGGGCCGGAACTGTTCCTGGCGACGAGCAAGGAGTGGAAGCAGCGCCAAGCCTGGAAGGATGCACCCCCTCCGCGAGGCCGGATCCCGAAGGGGCTGAGCCTGCGGGAGCGGATGGAACGCAAGCTGCGGACCCGGCGAGGGCAGGCGATCTACGCCAAGCGCAGCCAGACCGTGGAGCCCGTGTTCGGGCAGATCAAGACCGTGCGAGGGGCCGACCGGTTCCTCCGTCGGGGTCTGGCGGCGTGTGACAGCGAGTGGAAGCTGCTTTGCTTGACCCACAACTTGCTGAAGCTCTGGCGGAGGGTCAGGGAGCGATCCGCCACCTTGCCCTTTGAATGTACGGTGGCGGGCTTGGCGTAGAAGGGTCACGATCGGGCCGCCGGCCTACACAGTCCTGACCGTCAGCCCATGTGACATGAGCGAATCGACCCGGTACGTTCCCACTAGGTCCGATCTCTCAGGGTCGGTGCAACAGGCTCTTGGGTAACATTTTTAGCTGAATTGACGAGGTACCCTCAAAAGGTGTGTAAATGGCGAAGGCGGTGTACCCTCCTCTTGGTGAACAACGAGGGCTTGGAAGCCCGGAGGGAGGAGAGCCACCGCCATGCACCAGCGGACCACGTCGGGGAACCTGACGTCAAGCCCCACCTGGGAAGGACTGCACGAGTGGCTGCGGAACGCGATCCAGGCGCTGATCCAGGAGGCGCTGGAGGCCGAGGTGACCGAGCTTTTGGGCCGGGTCCGCTACCCGCGGCGTGCCGCCGTCGATGCACCGGCCGGGTACCGGAACGGGTACGGCAAGCCGCGGAAGCTGACCACCCCCATGGGCACCCTGACCCTGCGGCGTCCCCGGGTGCGGGGCCTCGAGGAGCGGTTCGAGAGCCGGATTCTGCCTCTTAAAGGTGCCCCGATCAGGATCTTGGGTTTCTTACGGGGACGGTATGCCATTGATTGACACACCTTGATGTACTACGGCACCCTGGTGTAGGTGGGGACCAAGGGGTTGGGACTGGCGAGGGCCCGTGTGTCCGGCCAGAGGAGGCGCTGTCGTTTTACATGAGGTGGCCCCTTGACACCAAGAGGCCGAGCTTCTCGAAGCGCCACGCCTTCCTAGGGTCAGTATGCACCGAGGGTCCCCCGCACCTCTGGGTGCATGCCGAACGAAAATCGGCCAGGAAGTATGCCAGGAAAGGCAGAGCGATCTTGAGTTATGGAAGCGGAAATTGCAAGGAAGCGAGAAATCTGCCCAACCTACCTACTCGCAGACGATCCGAGCGCCGAGGACGCTTTGGGCGGGGGTCACGAGTTAACAGCGCGGGCGTTGGTGGATCTCGTCCTGAACTCAAGTGGCGGAAAGGCGGTGGCCCTACTCGGGGGCTGGGGCAGCGGGAAGTCCACCGTGGTCAGGCTCTTCCAGCAGGCAGTAGAACGGAACTCGGATAAGCGGGTGCGGGTTTTTGTCTTCGACGCGTGGAGCCACGAGGGCGACCCGCTCCGGCGGTCGTTTCTCGAGCGGCTCGCAGCCTTCCTCGCGGAGACTGGCTGGCTTGAGGGAAAGGCCCTGGAGCAGATCAACAACCAAATGGACGAGCTGGCTTGCCGGAAGGAGAGCGTTTATTCTCAGACCTCTCCGGTCATGACCCGTGAGGGCTATTGGATCGGGCTCTTTCTCACCCTGGGGATCCCCCTGGGTACGGCCCTACTGAGCAGCCAGCCGATATACCAAGCCCCTCTCTGGTTTTCCGTCCTTGGCGTCGCGGCCCTTCTTTCACCGTTCTTCGTTGCCTTATACTTCATGATCCGTGGTCTCAGGGCTGAGGGGAGATTTGAGTTCCCAAGCCTGGTTGGTCAGAACCGTACCGAAACCAGGACTTCCACCCTTCGCACCCCCGAGCCTACCTCCGTGGAGTTCGAGGCAAGGTTCAAGGACATTCTGGACAGAGCCGTGACCGATGACCGACGCCTAGTCATCGTCGTGGATAACCTGGACCGCCTCCCCGCGGAACAGGCCCGTTCCGTCTGGGCCACGATGCGCACCTTCTTTGATGTTCGTGGGGCTGCCTGGAGCGAAAAGCTCTGGCTCATCGTGCCCTTCGACCCCTCGGCCATTTGCCACCTCTGGGGAAATGTGCAGAGCGACGGAGAAAATCTCACGGAGGTCTTTATATCCAAGTTCTTTCAGACCAGGCTTCATGTTCCCCCGCCGGTACTCTCGGACTGGAAATCCTTCCTCTTCAAGCTCCTCCGCGAGGCCTTTCCCCGACACCACCAGGAGGAGTTGTATGCGGTCTACAGGGTCTACAGGAACCTTGTCCTTAGGGGCGATGGCCAGCCGGCTCCCCGAGAGCTTAAGCAGTTCGTGAACCTGGTGGGAAGTCAGCACCGCATCTGGCAGGACGCGATTCCCCTGCCCATGCAGGCTCTGTATGTGGCTCTTAGGGAGGAGCTCGCCAAAAACCCACGCGTGGCCCTCTCCAAGAGGGAGGCGGAGGTTAAAAAGCTCTTCCCCGAAGAGGAGAAGTGGAAGGATTATCTGCTGGCCCAGCACTTTAACGTCGAGCTGGACAAGGCCCTCCAGGTTCTCTTCTTAGAGGAGATCCGGAAGGGCCTCGAAGCCCCGGGGAGCCCCGTCCTCAGGGAGACTGCCCGGCAGGTCCGGCCGGAGGCCTTGGGTACCTTGGTCCTCGAGGCCTTGGAGGAGGCGGGGGAGTGGGCAGAGAAGGCCCCCGAGCTTCTTGCTAAGGCGGCGCTTGCCATCAAGGAGGTAGGGGGCCTTCTGCCGGAGGAGGATCAGAGACAGGCCCTGGGCCTCCTCCGCTCAAGGGCCACCTCGGCCGGGGGGTGGAAGATGGGGGACGATGAGGTGGTCCAGGGTCTAATGGTGCTCGTTGCCTCGGCCCCGGGCGCGGAAGAGCGGTGCAGGCTTATCGGGGTCATCCTGCGAGGGGTGGAGGCTCCTTCCGGAAACGAGGTTATCAAGGATGCTGCCAAGGGCTTGGCGGATTTCCTAGACCGGGTCAAACGGGAACTCAACCTGGGTGTACCCGAAGATTTCCGGTTCCCGGTCCAGGAACCCGCCGACTGGATCCTCGCCCTCAGCGCCCTGGACTTCTGGAAGCTCGAGGACGAGGTTCAGAAGGCCTTTACACCCCGCAAGCCGCCGGAAGTGCTCGGCGAGCTCGTCGCGCGCGTTGGGCGAGGGGAGTTTAGGATGACCGAGGCGCTGGCTACCCGGGCCCTGTCCTACATCGATCAGGGGTGGAACTGGAAGGGTCTGGTCAACAGCCTCCGGGGCCGCCTGGCCACAGGCAACCGCTACACCGATGAGGAGGTCCGGGCTGCGATCTACGCCCTGCTCCAATTGGAGCCCATCAGCGAGGAGGCCAGGAATGCCCTGAACGACCTGGCCACCAGTTGGTTTCTTTTGCACCACCTGGCCCATGCGAATGACGGGAAGACCCTAGGGACTCTTCTCTTGCCCCTCCTGATCTATAATCCAACCGGCCAGCTGCAGTCCCTAGGAGGGGGAGCGAGCCAGGGAGCCCAGAGATACGCCGGCTTTCTCCGGAACCCCCAAGGGGTCGATCTCCGGGACATGGCCGAACTTTTGGCAGAGCTCTCGGGATGTAGGGAAACCAACTTCTCCGTTCAGAGCGTCATTGAGGCTATCAACAGGAATCCCCAAGCAAAAGAACTTGTGGCGACTCTCCTCGACCACCTCAAGGAGGCATACCCTGAGGCGTTCTCCCCGGAGATCCTTCTGGAATGTGGCAAGAGCCTTTTCGATCTCCTGGGGAAGGAGACCTTCGAAGCCATGTACCGGAGGCAGCAAGACGAAATAGTCAGAGCGGCCCAGTCAAGGGGGTTTGCCCTACATCTCCTCCCTGCTTACCGTAGGATCCTCTGGGCGGCCGGGGGCGGCCCGCCGGGAGCGTTTCTGCAATTCTTAGGCGAAGGCCTGAAGGGACTGCAAAAGAGTGACTGGTTACACCTGCTGAAAGAGGGTTGCGGCTCGGACGCGTTGGGCCTCCTCCGGGACCTTCGGGGGCAGGGTTTCCCGGTTGAACTGGACCACAGGCTCGCTGACGCCCTTGAGGAGGCTGCGACGGCCCTCCTCGACGATGAAGAGGCGTACGACCCGGCGACCATTCGGGCCTATCTAGATTTCCTAACCGGAGACGCGCGGAAAAACCTCTCAGCGCGGATGGCCCGGGGCCTCTCGAAGCTCCTCGGGGAGTACGGGGGCTGGGGCGCGGAGAAGTTCCTGGGAGCCGTGGGAGAGGTGGTCCTGGAGGGCGCTGAGGAAGTGGGTGTCGAGGACCTGAATGATCTGCTGCTGACCTGGCTTCCGAACGCCCTTACGCGGCTTTCCCAGACGGAGCTTGAGTGGTTCGCCGAGCTGCTCAAAAAGCGCCGAACCCTTGTTCCGGATCTGGATGAAGCGATCCGGGGAGAAGCCCTCAAGCGGGTGGAGGAGGTGCGAACGGCCGTCGAGGACGAGAGGATCCGGGGGGCGCTCGAGGGGATAGCCGGCTTTCTCCAGGGAGAAGAGGCGGGCCAGGAGGATTGATGCGAGCTCCTGGGTTGTCACTGACTTGGGTAAGCCGGTGACGAGGTTCCGGGAGTTCATCGGGTATCCGGAGAAGCCATCCGAGTGGAAGTACCCGTACAACCCGCGCGAGGAGTAGCCCGACCAGTACCCTCACGTCCCCGATGCGGTGCCGGTCTGAGTACCGACCGGTTGCTCCGGGCAGCACAACAACCTACCAGGGCAAGGGGGGAGATGATCGGCCCGAAGGAAAGGAGCCCGTAGCGCCAAATAAGTGTTTCACAAAATGAATATTTTGTTGAATGAAAGGCCCGGTCGAACCGTCCCCGAGCCCTTTGGCGGTGGAGGTCCTCGCGGGCCTGTCGCCGGGGCCCGGCGCGGCCCTTCCCCCCCCGCCAAGCTGCCGCCGTCACCCCCTCGGTGCAACGGAACGTCCAGCAATCCGGTCGGACGTCAGGCTTTGCGACACCGGCGGGACGGGTTGCGAAGGCC
The nucleotide sequence above comes from Thermaerobacter sp. FW80. Encoded proteins:
- a CDS encoding transposase, which codes for MLREAEATDREEDERYGPGRRGDELPEELRHRASRLERLKACKRRLEDEAAREAARQQARIEERKAQEQATGKKRRGRKPKAPDPSVDPAAKANVTDPDSRIMKTRQGFVQGYNAQAVVTEDQLIVAAAVTQDANDVGQLHPMLQQAQANLQAAGVDKPIRAVVADAGYWSEANVKQAPADGPELFLATSKEWKQRQAWKDAPPPRGRIPKGLSLRERMERKLRTRRGQAIYAKRSQTVEPVFGQIKTVRGADRFLRRGLAACDSEWKLLCLTHNLLKLWRRVRERSATLPFECTVAGLA
- a CDS encoding transposase; translation: MHQRTTSGNLTSSPTWEGLHEWLRNAIQALIQEALEAEVTELLGRVRYPRRAAVDAPAGYRNGYGKPRKLTTPMGTLTLRRPRVRGLEERFESRILPLKGAPIRILGFLRGRYAID
- a CDS encoding P-loop NTPase fold protein, whose amino-acid sequence is MDLVLNSSGGKAVALLGGWGSGKSTVVRLFQQAVERNSDKRVRVFVFDAWSHEGDPLRRSFLERLAAFLAETGWLEGKALEQINNQMDELACRKESVYSQTSPVMTREGYWIGLFLTLGIPLGTALLSSQPIYQAPLWFSVLGVAALLSPFFVALYFMIRGLRAEGRFEFPSLVGQNRTETRTSTLRTPEPTSVEFEARFKDILDRAVTDDRRLVIVVDNLDRLPAEQARSVWATMRTFFDVRGAAWSEKLWLIVPFDPSAICHLWGNVQSDGENLTEVFISKFFQTRLHVPPPVLSDWKSFLFKLLREAFPRHHQEELYAVYRVYRNLVLRGDGQPAPRELKQFVNLVGSQHRIWQDAIPLPMQALYVALREELAKNPRVALSKREAEVKKLFPEEEKWKDYLLAQHFNVELDKALQVLFLEEIRKGLEAPGSPVLRETARQVRPEALGTLVLEALEEAGEWAEKAPELLAKAALAIKEVGGLLPEEDQRQALGLLRSRATSAGGWKMGDDEVVQGLMVLVASAPGAEERCRLIGVILRGVEAPSGNEVIKDAAKGLADFLDRVKRELNLGVPEDFRFPVQEPADWILALSALDFWKLEDEVQKAFTPRKPPEVLGELVARVGRGEFRMTEALATRALSYIDQGWNWKGLVNSLRGRLATGNRYTDEEVRAAIYALLQLEPISEEARNALNDLATSWFLLHHLAHANDGKTLGTLLLPLLIYNPTGQLQSLGGGASQGAQRYAGFLRNPQGVDLRDMAELLAELSGCRETNFSVQSVIEAINRNPQAKELVATLLDHLKEAYPEAFSPEILLECGKSLFDLLGKETFEAMYRRQQDEIVRAAQSRGFALHLLPAYRRILWAAGGGPPGAFLQFLGEGLKGLQKSDWLHLLKEGCGSDALGLLRDLRGQGFPVELDHRLADALEEAATALLDDEEAYDPATIRAYLDFLTGDARKNLSARMARGLSKLLGEYGGWGAEKFLGAVGEVVLEGAEEVGVEDLNDLLLTWLPNALTRLSQTELEWFAELLKKRRTLVPDLDEAIRGEALKRVEEVRTAVEDERIRGALEGIAGFLQGEEAGQED